A genomic stretch from Engraulis encrasicolus isolate BLACKSEA-1 chromosome 10, IST_EnEncr_1.0, whole genome shotgun sequence includes:
- the p4htma gene encoding transmembrane prolyl 4-hydroxylase has product MMEYEEDTLPDDACGDGHPLKLSPRPPPYRVNIQKSNVCSRAYFVVVMVFFHLYIINVIALLLYVHYNTGEVRSGEESATDTSSRNTHHPPLDPHPHHPSDSDLNLELSYRLPRLEGIRVGHVQRVSLVDDRAHEMRTLSLKPLLFEIPGFLSVEESSVVMQLAQLKGLTHSSPAGPLEGPDEQLSQDELFGLLDLNQDGLLQRDEILSLSHSPDTTFLNSRHLRELHTELEAKPSGVLSLEDFRRVTGSVLQKEGSAGSDAGDRWTQRRHKSTHARLHLGTGAHRTLQNIRTRVTRLSHLPSSLVELSEPLEVVRYELGGYSHAHYDSSSAHPDTSCAHTHLAANTSTLHQVPCRYMTVLLHLNAVESGGETSFPVADNRTYEEEALGDLAQQYCDKGNLKVKPAAGTALLWYNHLSDGYGWMGELDEFSLHGDCVVTRGPKWTGSVWVNLDPDQQRQAHYQRLVSRQPDSQTLHSRHSNHVHQDL; this is encoded by the exons ATGATGGAATACGAGGAGGACACCTTGCCCGATGATGCTTGCGGGGATGGGCACCCGCTAAAGCTGTCTCCTCGCCCCCCTCCTTACCGAGTTAACATCCAGAAGAGCAATGTGTGCTCAAGAGCCTACTTTGTGGTGGTCATGGTGTTCTTCCATCTTTACATAATCAACGTCATTGCTCTACTTCTGTACGTTCACTACAATACTGGGGAAGTCAGGTCCGGTGAGGAATCGGCCACGGATACCAGCAGTAGGAACACCCACCATCCTCCTCTTGATCCGCATCCCCATCATCCTTCCGATTCGGACCTGAACCTTGAGCTGTCATATCGTCTCCCTCGCTTGGAGGGAATTCGG GTGGGTCACGTGCAGAGAGTGTCGCTGGTGGATGATCGAGCCCATGAGATGCGCACCCTGAGTCTCAAACCTCTTCTGTTCG AGATCCCCGGCTTCCTGTCTGTGGAGGAGAGCAGTGTGGTGATGCAGCTGGCCCAGCTGAAGGGCCTCACCCACAGCTCCCCCGCGGGGCCCCTGGAGGGGCCCGACGAGCAGCTCAGCCAGGATGAGCTCTTCGGCCTGCTAGACCTCAACCAGGACGGCCTGCTCCAGAGAGACGAG ATCCTGAGTCTCTCCCACTCTCCGGACACGACCTTTCTGAACTCACGCCACCTCCGGGAACTCCACACTGAGCTGGAGGCTAAACCATCTG gtgtttTATCCCTTGAGGACTTCAGGCGTGTGACTGGCAGTGTGTTGCAGAAGGAGGGGTCTGCAGGATCAGACGCAGGGGACAGGTGGACACAGCGCCGGCACaagagcacacatgcacgcctgcacCTGGGAACTGGAGCTCACCGCACACTCCAGAACATCAGAACCAg AGTGACCCGTCTGTCTCACCTGCCCTCCTCATTGGTGGAGCTGAGTGAGCCGTTGGAGGTGGTGCGCTATGAGCTGGGTGGCTATAGCCACGCCCACTACGACAGCAGCTCCGCCCACCCAGACACCAGCTGTGCACACACTCACCTGGCAGCCAACACCTCCACACTGCACCAGGTCCCCTGCAG GTACATGACCGTGCTGCTGCATCTGAATGCAgtggagagcgggggagagaccAGCTTCCCCGTGGCCGACAACAGGACCtacgaggaggag gcGCTGGGTGATCTGGCACAGCAATATTGTGACAAGGGCAATTTGAAAGTGAAGCCAGCAGCAGGCACGGCTCTTCTCTGGTACAATCACCTGTCAGACGGCTACG GTTGGATGGGGGAGCTGGATGAGTTCTCTCTGCACGGTGACTGCGTGGTGACACGCGGCCCAAAGTGGACCGGCAGCGTCTGGGTCAACCTGGACCCGGACCAGCAGAGGCAGGCCCACTACCAGCGCCTGGTCTCCCGCCAACCAGACAGCCAAACCCTGCACTCTCGTCACAGTAACCACGTCCACCAGGACTTGTGA
- the LOC134457243 gene encoding secreted frizzled-related protein 5 yields the protein MAPVKKRACILRVDTQKQSHHNSKCTHPHHRSPTHRGDHSQDSIYASDLEIFPPTNTHRYANIPTHHHFSYTPLLVLWIMYMFTTSMLYSLLLLPLLPLLHPSLSAPVSGSVLDGGQWDPRSASRCVPIPSNMALCQGLGYDSMRLPNLLGHETPGEAVHQSASWLPLLARQCHPHARIFLCSLFAPVCLDRVISPCRSLCESVRDSCAPIMSCYGYPWPRILHCDQFPLDHLMCISSVAQSNNTSNGRWAIPQASCRDCELQEATSPKELLEIFCRSDFVVKLRLTKLNSSVSAVAQFSLGSRVEVLKHGPLLGGEMRGRLLLWLERDATCVGNLSRHHPDGGTFLLTGTVTGNRLLVTRAYSWSKRQRHLNQAARKWKSHRCRG from the exons ATGGCCCCTGTTAAAAAAAGGGCATGTATATTGAGAGTAGATACTCAAAAGCAATCCCATCACAACTccaaatgcacacacccacaccacagaaGCCCCACCCATAGAGGTGACCATTCACAAGACAGTATATATGCATCCGACCTGGAGATATTCcctccaacaaacacacacagatacgctaACATACCAACACACCATCACTTCTCATACACCCCTCTCCTGGTACTTTGGATAATGTACATGTTTACCACTTCGATGCTGtactctctactactactaccactactaccactcctgCATCCCTCACTATCAGCACCGGTCTCAGGTTCGGTGCTGGACGGCGGGCAGTGGGATCCGCGGTCGGCCTCGCGCTGCGTGCCCATCCCCAGCAACATGGCCCTGTGCCAGGGCCTGGGCTACGACAGCATGCGGCTGCCCAACCTGCTGGGCCACGAGACGCCGGGTGAGGCCGTGCACCAGAGCGCCAGCTGGCTGCCCCTCTTGGCCCGCCAGTGCCACCCGCATGCCCGCATCTTCCTCTGCTCGCTCTTCGCGCCCGTCTGCCTCGACAG GGTGATCTCCCCGTGCCGCAGCCTGTGTGAGAGCGTGAGGGACAGCTGTGCCCCCATCATGAGCTGCTATGGCTACCCCTGGCCCCGGATCCTGCACTGCGACCAGTTCCCCCTCGACCACCTCATGTGCATCTCCTCTGTGGCACAGTCCAACAACACTAGCAATGGACGATGGG CCATTCCCCAGGCCAGCTGTAGGGACTGTGAGCTACAGGAGGCCACCTCACCCAAAGAGCTGCTGGAGATCTTCTGCAGAAGCGACTTTG TGGTGAAGCTTCGCCTGACCAAGCTGAACTCCAGCGTGTCTGCGGTGGCCCAGTTCTCTCTGGGCTCGCGGGTGGAGGTGCTGAAGCACGGCCCGCTGCTGGGCGGGGAGATGCGGGGGCGCCTGCTGCTCTGGCTGGAGAGGGACGCCACCTGCGTGGGCAACCTGAGCCGGCACCACCCGGACGGCGGCACCTTCCTGCTCACGGGCACGGTAACAGGCAACCGCCTGCTGGTCACCCGGGCCTACAGCTGGTCCAAGCGCCAGCGGCACCTGAACCAGGCGGCACGCAAGTGGAAGAGCCACCGTTGTCGGGGGTAG